The DNA sequence TGGAGACGCCGGGGGGCGTGGTGCGCATCCTGATCCGTGAGGCGAGTGCGGAGGGGGTGCTGGACGTGGAGGTGGAGATGGGGACGGCTTCGTTCCGCAGCGCGGACGTGGGGATGGCGGGGCCGGACCGCGACACCGTCGGCGAGGTGCTGGAGCTCCCGGCGGGGGACCGGATGGACATCACCGCCGTTTCCGTCGGCAACCCGCACTGCGTGGTCTTCGAGGACGAGGTGGACGAGGACGACCGGCGGCGGCGTGCGCCGCAGATCTCCACCCATGCGACGTTCACGCGGGGGACCAACGTGCAGTTCGCGCGGGTGGCGGGGCCGGCGACGGTGGAGGCGTGGGTGTGGGAGCGCGGGGCCGGGGAGACGCGGGCCTCCGGCTCCAGCGCCTGCGCGGTGGCGGCGGCAGCGGTGCGGCGGGGGCTCGTCCCGGAGCGGGAGGTGGAGGTGCGGATGCCCGGGGGGGCGCTGCACGTTACGGTGCGGGACGACTGGAGCCTGGTGCTCCGCGGGCCCGTGGAGGGCGTCTACCGCGGCGAGCTGACGCCGGGAATGCTGCGACGACTGGGTGAGCTGACATGGCCCTAGCCAAGCGGATCATCCCCTGCCTGGACGTCAAGGACGGGCGGGTGGTGAAGGGGATCCAGTTCGAGGGGCTCCGCGACGCGGGGGACCCCGTCGAGCAGGCGGTGCGCTACGACCGGGAGCGCGCGGACGAGCTGTGCTTCCTGGACATCACGGCATCGCACGAGGCGCGCGGGGCGCTGCTGGAGGTGATCCGCCGCACGGCGGACTCGGTGTTCATCCCCTTCACGGTGGGGGGCGGGGTCCGGTCCGTGGACGACTTCCACGCGCTGCTCGGCGCCGGGGCCGACAAGGTGTCGGTGAACACGGCCGCGCTGCGCGACCCGGAGCTGATCTCGAGGGCCGCGGACCACTTCGGCTCGCAGTGCGTGGTCGCGGCGGTGGACGCGCGGCGGGTCTCCGCCCCGGGCGAGGCGCCGCGCTGGGAGGTCTTCACCCATGGGGGGCGCACCCCAACCGGGATCGACGCGGTGGAGTGGTCGGCGCGGGTGGTGGAGCTGGGGGCGGGGGAGGTGCTGCTCACCTCCATGGACAGCGACGGGACGCGCGCCGGGTACGACCTGGAGCTGCTGAGCGCCGTCTCGTCCGCGGTGGAGGTGCCGGTGATCGCCTCGGGCGGGGCGGGGACACTGGAGCACCTGGACCAGGCGCTCGGGGCGGGGGCGCACGCGGTGCTCGCGGCGTCCATCTTCCACTTCGGGGAGCACACCATCGAGGAGGCCCGGCGCTTCCTGGCGGAGCGGGGGCACCCGGTGCGGCGGTAGGCCTCTCGCGCGAAGAGATCGCGGGAGCGATGCGGAATCAGGAGGGTGGATCCCGGTCACCGGCGTCTTCCGGAGCCGGACCATACGGCGGGTCCGGGCGCCCCTCCGCCACTCGTCCCGGCGCACGGCGTTCGTCGGCGGCGGAGCCGCGCGCTCTCGCGTACTCCGCCCAGGCCGGGGGGAAGCGGCCGTAGAGCACGTCGGGATCGATGTCGGCTCCGTTCGGCCAGACGACGGCGCCCATCTCCGGATCGACGGCGACCGCTTCGAACACGCTCCGGTCGAGCCTGATGGGCTCGAAGACGGGCCCCCGCAGGTACGGCTCCACGTCCACCGTTCGTTCGGTGCCGTCCGTGAACCCGACGCGGAGCCGGTAGCCGTCGAGCGGCGCGACAGATCGAACCCGGATCATCGTTCACTCCTTTACTCCAGGGGCGCAATCCGCGAAAGCGGCTCCCCGTTTCGGGCGGCATCCCAGTTGTTCCGCAGCTCTGCCCGGTGCAGTGCTGCCCACTCCAGGACGAGGGCGAGCACCCGGCGGGGGAGCTCGCCTTCGATCGTCTCCAGCGTCTCGATGGCTATGCCGGCCTCGCTCCCACCGTACTTCGCATGGAAGTGGGGCGGAGCGTGGTCGTTGTAGTACATCGCGATGATGATGCCGAAGAATTCGCTGATGCGGGGCATTCGCACAAGGGTTGGGGTCGGAGTGCCGCGGGCGAGGCGGTCGCTCATGGGAGAAGAGTCGGTGCTCTGCAGAGCGGAGGCAATGGCGACGTTCGTGCCGGAGGGTAGGTGCCCACGGCGACGCTCCGGCGATGAAACTCTTGTGTTTCGTCGCTCTTTGTGCGCACCTTCCCCGAGGTGTTCTGGGCACTGCGCCGGAGCCGTCCCGCCCTTGCGTATGTCGACTCAATGAGGCCCACCCGCCGCCGGGCCGCGCACCGGCTCGGTTTGACGCTCGTGCTCTGCCTTGTCGGCCTTGCGCTCGCCACCTGCAACCGCGCGGAGGGCGCCGGGCGCGACGGGCTCCTGGCGGAGCTGGAGCGCGCCGGGCTGCCGCGCAGCATCGGCCCCCGGCTGTCCATCACCACCGCGTTCCGGTCATGCTCGCTCCGAGCCCCGGACGAGGGGACGATCCCTAGAACCGAGTGCGCGGGCGCCGCCGAGGGTGCGCTCCCTTCCGAGCGCGTACTCGCCCTCGCCTCGCGTGCCTCGCGTGCGGCCCCCGCGACCGCGGATCCGGACACCCTGCACGCGATCGCCCTCGTGGACCTCCTCTGGGCCGATGCGGGGGGAAACTCGCTCCA is a window from the Longimicrobiaceae bacterium genome containing:
- the dapF gene encoding diaminopimelate epimerase; amino-acid sequence: MRFFKGHGLGNDYLALRLAGLPFGLTPPAVRLLCDRHTGVGSDGVLALVPSDVAEFGVRIFNPDGSEAEKSGNGLRIFAAYLLETGGTAVGAPFTVETPGGVVRILIREASAEGVLDVEVEMGTASFRSADVGMAGPDRDTVGEVLELPAGDRMDITAVSVGNPHCVVFEDEVDEDDRRRRAPQISTHATFTRGTNVQFARVAGPATVEAWVWERGAGETRASGSSACAVAAAAVRRGLVPEREVEVRMPGGALHVTVRDDWSLVLRGPVEGVYRGELTPGMLRRLGELTWP
- the hisF gene encoding imidazole glycerol phosphate synthase subunit HisF, yielding MALAKRIIPCLDVKDGRVVKGIQFEGLRDAGDPVEQAVRYDRERADELCFLDITASHEARGALLEVIRRTADSVFIPFTVGGGVRSVDDFHALLGAGADKVSVNTAALRDPELISRAADHFGSQCVVAAVDARRVSAPGEAPRWEVFTHGGRTPTGIDAVEWSARVVELGAGEVLLTSMDSDGTRAGYDLELLSAVSSAVEVPVIASGGAGTLEHLDQALGAGAHAVLAASIFHFGEHTIEEARRFLAERGHPVRR
- a CDS encoding DUF2442 domain-containing protein: MIRVRSVAPLDGYRLRVGFTDGTERTVDVEPYLRGPVFEPIRLDRSVFEAVAVDPEMGAVVWPNGADIDPDVLYGRFPPAWAEYARARGSAADERRAPGRVAEGRPDPPYGPAPEDAGDRDPPS
- a CDS encoding DUF4160 domain-containing protein, translating into MPRISEFFGIIIAMYYNDHAPPHFHAKYGGSEAGIAIETLETIEGELPRRVLALVLEWAALHRAELRNNWDAARNGEPLSRIAPLE